The genomic interval ACATGGGCATTAAAGTCACTCACCAACTGGTTAAATCCCGAGCTCTCCAGGATGCTATGAGCTCTACGATGTCAGTGACTAGATCTCCTCCTGGAGATTTGAGATCATCAAAAGTGTTACCATTAAAGTTTCCACAAGCCCCACAAATAAGCCCAGACAATTTGTCAGAGACCCGGACAACAAGGTTACCACTGGTGGTCAATTCAATATTCAAGTCAGCGGTAATCTGGATTAAAACAGATTCCTCCCCAGCATTGGCCGACAGAATTCCAGACGCAACAGGCAGACGATCCAAGCGCCCGTTTACCTACACAAAGAATATAGGTTTTTACATGTTTGCTAAGAATATTTTCTTATTTGATCCAGTCCTATCTTTATGCATAGACACTCACCCATATTTCCTTATCTTTAGAGAAGGTCACCAGGGAACCATCAAGGAACACATGAAGTCTGGCCACTGATGCTGCTGCCTTTCCACAGCTCTGGAGATCAGCAATAACTCGGAACCATGAGGTGGCCTTTCCATCACACAGAGATGCCACTTCTACAGGCCCAGTACCAATAGGTCCTCCTGTGAGGCCATCAAACGTAATCAGCTTCAGAGAGTTCACGGTGCATTCTCCTTCCACCTTGTAGCAGCCACGGACTCCATTGACTAGACGGCAGTTTTCCTTGTCACCACATGTGAATGCAGTACAGGTAACACCTCCAGCCTGGCATTTACATTGTATGGTACAGTCTGTTGTGAAAGAGGACTCACCCTCCTAATTGAGAAAAATCAAAAGTGTCACCAACTTGGATGAGAccagtaaggtttttttttttttttttttttttttttttttaagcacaagCAATAGTTGTACAATGAATATTTTCCTTCTAGATTTGGCATTTAAATAGTAATCCGTGTAGGAAAAAAAATGGCTAGATCAGAGGGCATCCAGCACGAGGGAGCCCAAGCAATCATGAAAGGGAGTACTCCAAGACAACTGTTTGAAGGGAGCAGTGGATCAGTATGGAAGTTACCAGTATATttatctatgggactgatggggtGGATTTATAGTAAACACCCATTTAAAGATGGCACCTTCAAAAGTGCCAAGTGGGTGGAGTTTGCATACATTTTAGCTATATACCCAGTATAAGGTTGGCTTTGTTCTCAAGCTCCACAATGGTGACTTTGTTGCCACAGACCCAGCAATCTGCTGTTACCACTGCGGAGGTGAagactattgaaatgaatggctgtCCATGTAATGTATGGATATGCCAGGTCTACTAGAATGGGGGCTCGTCTGCCAGAGCATCAGTGTAGCATAGAGTGAAGGTCTAAACTGTGATCCTGGGTACACATTTGGGAATGCAGACACCTTTTGTTATTTTGAGAATCCTTTTGCTGATCCACTGTATCTTGCAACTCATTGAAAAATAACAGATCGAAGATAAGGTGCAGGTTAGAGCAAGTCCAAAAATCTACAACCTTCCACAGGCTATATATTTTATCACATAACATCCTAGGTAATCTAAGTCTAATCCAAGGATATAAGGCAGTTCCTTTAGATTCTGACTCACCCTCATGTATTTGCCATTGAATGCACATCCACATTTGTCTGCTGTGACACAATGATCTCCATCCAGCACATATCCAGTGTTACATTCACAGCCTTCAAAGCATTGGTCTGTACATTTCATTGGTGCCATGAGTCCAGAGCAACTTTGTTCACAAGATCTGGTACAAAGTTCATAGTGACTGTTGGCCGggcaggacatcgctggaaggaaAAACCACCACATGTGTCATTTAGGCCACTAATTACAGGGGAAGGGACTAAACAGGACAAAAGCCAGTTACTACTTACGACAGAACGTTGGGCTTCTCCAAGTAGCAATAGTAACCCCGACAGCATGACAAACGGCTGCATAGGCCTGAAGACTCTTGCATAGAACGTCGTCCTTTCCATCAGTAGCACAGGAGTCGTAGACGCAGAAGTTGAAATATTCATATGGGCTGATCTTGGAATGACACGCTTGAAATGGCCCAGATGGATTTGTCATTAGACCACAAGAGGATGCGGCTTTGAATGGCTGAAGCTTGGCTTCCGTACATACCGGGCATTCTCCCTCATTACAGCCATCACTGCACTTAGCTCCAGCAACAGTAACCTTCCAGGACACCCCAAACTCATTGACATTCTTCACTACTTCTTTGCTGGGAAGCCGGAAGTCATCAATTTTGTCACCATTAAAGTTGCCACAGAGGCCACCCAGTTTCCCACGGTAAGTACTTGGAACAGTAAGGATCACATGGTAAATGGTATCATAAAGAATCTTCAGACCAAAGTCTGTCTGCAAGACCACATTCCCTCCTTCTTGATTTATTAGGATACGGTCATCATCTAGTACCAGTGGAAGATTGGTGAGCTCTCCGTCAACCTAAGACACAAAACACAATAAAGATGAAGCTGCAGGATTACACCATGAAGGCACAGACTCTTTGGAAATACTGACCTTGACTTTTGATCTCATGTTCCTTTCAATGGCTATTGTGTAACCATATACAGACACCACCACGAGCCTCGTCACAGCAACTTTACCATTTCCATAGCCTTCATGCTCAACAGCAATAGAGAACATCACCAGATCAGCATCATCTTCAAGAACCTTGGACAAGATGTACGTGCAAGTACCTTGGAAGTCAAATCGGAGACCGTCAAAAGAGATGTAGTGTGGATCTCCAGAAGCCTCGCACCTGCCAGATTCTTTTGCTCGACATCCCCAGACTCCATTTACCAATTTGCATTCCTCTTCAGGCCCACAGGCTATGGATTTACACCTGACAATGCCATCAGCACCACACTGGCATTTCTCACGGCACTGACCATTAGGATAGAAGGTTTCATTCTTATGATAATATTGCTCTTGATACACACAGCCACAGTTGACAATGGCAACACATTTGTGTCCGCTCAGAATGTATCCATCATCACAGTAGCAAGCTTCCTTACAGGGAGAGTCACATCCAGCTGGAGAGGACAACCCATAGCAAGTGATCGGACAGGAGTTTCCACACAATTCATAGTGACTGTTCAGTGGGCACGATAGGCCTAGAAGGAAATTCAATAGAGGACAGTATCACTGCCAAGGACAGTGTGCTGGAAACAGACGACGTTTAGGACACAAATAGCAACAACAAATCATGAGAATCACTTACTGCAGAATGATGGGGATCTCCATTCTTGTAACCGGACGCCAGCTGCCTGGCAAGATGCCACATAGAGACCAATGGCATTACAGAAGGATGATGGGTGTCCCTTGTATTGACAAGCATCGAAAACACAATCATTAATGAATGGGGTTGGGTCCACAACTGAGTAACACTTACTGAATGGCCCACTGGGCTTATTCATCAGTCCACAGTATTTCTCAGTCTTGTACTGTTCTTTTTGGACTTCTGAACATACAGGACAGCTTCCAGGACACCCTGGAGAACAGCCAGGAACATCACCCACTTTCCAGCTGTTACCAAATTGAACAGCATTTGTAGCTGTGTTGCCATCCTTCATATTAAAGTCATCATTGGGATTCTTGTTATAATTGCCACACAAACCACCAACAGAATTCACATAGTTGCTGGATATGGTTACTGCCACGTAGCTGTACCAGTCATATGTCACGGTGACATCAA from Leptodactylus fuscus isolate aLepFus1 chromosome 7, aLepFus1.hap2, whole genome shotgun sequence carries:
- the LOC142214482 gene encoding IgGFc-binding protein-like, which translates into the protein MKDEFGKVRVNDVITNLPVTLLNGKIWARISGANAVVQTDFGLQVTYEYKWHVVITLSSSYYGLTQGICGNFNQNINDERITADNTLLPSILEWVKSWKVKDGDPFCFDYCPGLKCPTCDDAKKNLYGDDKRCGLISKVGNGPFQECHPKINPDNFFASCLYDVCINGGAKQFLCQALTAYANTCRKQGAQIYDWRTPSGCVLPCPMNSHYEFCGNACPATCTDRTAPSQCTEACVETCQCNDGFVLSGDKCVPVSGCGCTYNGAYYQANHEFWEDDNCRRICKCDPNVGLVVCKDGGCKDGERCLVSNGVRSCQPVSFVTCIGSGDPHYTTFDGKRYDFMGTCIYQLVGVTSTNPSVPHFKVTVQNNNRGGNKAVSYTKVVTLEAYDLVLTLSMDYTRCILVNGVVTSLPFYYQMNKVVAYMSGSQGIIKTDFDVTVTYDWYSYVAVTISSNYVNSVGGLCGNYNKNPNDDFNMKDGNTATNAVQFGNSWKVGDVPGCSPGCPGSCPVCSEVQKEQYKTEKYCGLMNKPSGPFSKCYSVVDPTPFINDCVFDACQYKGHPSSFCNAIGLYVASCQAAGVRLQEWRSPSFCSLSCPLNSHYELCGNSCPITCYGLSSPAGCDSPCKEACYCDDGYILSGHKCVAIVNCGCVYQEQYYHKNETFYPNGQCREKCQCGADGIVRCKSIACGPEEECKLVNGVWGCRAKESGRCEASGDPHYISFDGLRFDFQGTCTYILSKVLEDDADLVMFSIAVEHEGYGNGKVAVTRLVVVSVYGYTIAIERNMRSKVKVDGELTNLPLVLDDDRILINQEGGNVVLQTDFGLKILYDTIYHVILTVPSTYRGKLGGLCGNFNGDKIDDFRLPSKEVVKNVNEFGVSWKVTVAGAKCSDGCNEGECPVCTEAKLQPFKAASSCGLMTNPSGPFQACHSKISPYEYFNFCVYDSCATDGKDDVLCKSLQAYAAVCHAVGVTIATWRSPTFCRK